From one Humulus lupulus chromosome 8, drHumLupu1.1, whole genome shotgun sequence genomic stretch:
- the LOC133793916 gene encoding L10-interacting MYB domain-containing protein-like, giving the protein MENENNICTKSDVPRSKAIWNSESLNFFLDFCIKEVDDGHRPTTYLDKVGYVNLITNMKKATGRDYTRPQLKNKWDGLKNEWKLWKQLKGKETGLGWNIKKNTIDATEDWWNSKLQSHPDAAKFRIRGIEPEVEEKLDRIFMNTVATGEYAWTPSSGIIPSESEKPFNNIETLHEQLESSDDDLEMPNTDRFLREKNNKRLAEPLEKQNKAMKHGKGKMKKTGPLMIFEQIGRLADAVETRSRNIETARKENSITEVMKILNSLPGIEKGSSLYLFATRLFIMKEKREMFASLEEPELMLTWLKNEHTLG; this is encoded by the exons ATGgaaaatgaaaataatatttgCACCAAGAGTGACGTACCAAGAAGTAAAGCAATATGGAATTCAGAGAGTTTGAATTTTTTCTTAGACTTCTGTATCAAAGAGGTTGATGATGGGCATCGTCCTACTACTTATTTAGATAAAGTTGGATATGTAAACTTGATTACAAATATGAAGAAAGCAACTGGAAGAGATTACACTAGACCACAATTGAAAAATAAGTGGGATGGATTAAAAAATGAATGGAAGCTTTGGAAGCAACTCAAGGGAAAAGAAACTGGCTTAGGATGGAATATAAAAAAGAATACAATTGATGCAACTGAAGATTGGTGGAATAGTAAATTACAG AGTCATCCCGATGCTGCAAAGTTTCGCATTCGGGGAATTGAACCAGAGGTAGAGGAAAAATTAGATAGGATTTTCATGAACACTGTTGCTACAGGAGAGTATGCTTGGACACCTTCATCTGGAATAATTCCATCTGAGTCTGAAAAACCTTTTAACAATATTGAAACCTTACATGAACAACTTGAGAGTAGTGACGATGATCTAGAGATGCCTAATACTGATAGATTTCTTAGAGAGAAAAATAACAAGAGATTAGCCGAGCCACTTGAGAAACAAAATAAAGCAATGAAACATGGAAAAGGAAAAATGAAGAAGACAGGGCCTTTAATGATATTTGAACAAATTGGTCGCCTTGCTGATGCTGTGGAGACAAGGAGTAGAAATATTGAAACAGCTAGAAAGGAGAATAGTATTACCGAAgttatgaaaattttaaattctttGCCTGGAATTGAGAAAGGGAGCAGCTTGTATTTATTTGCAACTCGCTTGTTTATcatgaaagagaagagagagatgTTTGCTTCATTGGAAGAACCTGAGTTGATGCTTACTTGGCTCAAGAATGAGCATACTCTGGGATAA
- the LOC133795690 gene encoding uncharacterized protein LOC133795690 — translation MEKDVFIKLCDELEANYGFKGSKRMCALEILGMFLFTLGHGAGNRLTQERFQHSGETVSRYFNKVLDVLCHMSVDVLKPPDPEFKDVPEEILKDSRYMPHFKNCIGAIDGVHVNAVIPPEDQVPFVGRKGIPTQNVMAICNFDMQFIYAYAGWEGSAHDTRIFYTALRDSTSNFPKPPQGKYYLVDAGYPQITGFLGPYKGQRYHLPQFQRGSKPTVIKRHAKRDRHFEKIRDNPYYCVEDQTNIEDEDETARASNLNEMDNTRDLIAATFSHSTATAAFSHSTATAAFSHSTAVPNWP, via the exons ATGGAGAAAGATGTTTTCATTAAATTATGCGATGAATTGGAAGCTAATTATGGATTTAAGGGTTCAAAGAGAATGTGTGCTCTTGAGATATTAGGCATGTTTTTATTTACATTAGGTCACGGTGCTGGAAACCGATTAACACAAGAGCGATTCCAACACTCAGGCGAGACAGTTAGTCGATATTTCAACAAGGTTTTAGAtgttttatgtcatatgagtgtAGATGTATTAAAACCACCAGACCCAGAATTTAAAGATGTTCCTGAAGAGATATTGAAAGATTCTAGATATATGCCTCATTTTAAG aaCTGTATTGGCGCAATAGACGGTGTACATGTGAATGCTGTAATTCCACCTGAAGATCAAGTACCATTTGTTGGTAGAAAAGGGATACCAACTCAGAATGTCATGGCAATATGTAATTTTGATATGCAATTTATATATGCATATGCTGGGTGGGAAGGTTCTGCTCACGATACAAGAATTTTCTATACAGCTTTACGTGATTCAACTTCAAATTTTCCAAAACCTCCCCAAG GAAAATATTATTTAGTGGATGCGGGATACCCACAAATTACAGGTTTTTTAGGACCATATAAAGGCCAAAGATACCATCTACCACAATTTCAACGAGGTAGCAAACCTACTGTTATAAAGAG GCATGCAAAACGTGATCGACATTTTGAGAAAATTAGAGATAATCCATATTATTGTGTAGAAGATCAAACTAAtattgaagatgaagatgagacagCTAGAGCTTCAAATTTAAATGAAATGGACAATACTAGAGATCTGATTGCTGCAA CTTTTTCTCACAGCACAGCTACAGCTGCTTTTTCTCACAGCACAGCTACAGCTGCTTTTTCCCACAGCACAGCTGTACCAAACTGGCCCTAA
- the LOC133797924 gene encoding ras-related protein RABF1: MGCSSSLPDRGSGRLAGPNLENGAAPDSKNLRVKLVLLGDSGVGKSCIVLRFVRGQFDPTSKVTVGASFLSQTIALQDSTTVKFEIWDTAGQERYAALAPLYYRGAAVAVVVYDITSPESFSKAQYWVKELQKHGSPDIVMALVGNKADLHEKREVSVEDGSDYAENNQMFFIETSAKTADNINQLFEEIAKRLPRPTTQ; this comes from the exons ATGGGTTGCTCTTCGTCCCTTCCAG ATAGGGGCTCTGGGCGGTTGGCGGGTCCTAATTTGGAGAACGGTGCTGCTCCTGATTCTAAAAACTTACGCGTCAAG CTTGTTCTGTTGGGCGATTCTGGAGTTGGTAAAAGCTGTATTGTTCTTCGCTTTGTTCGCGGTCAATTTGATCCAACATCCAAG GTGACTGTTGGAGCTTCATTTTTGTCACAAACAATAGCTCTGCAAGATTCTACAACAGTGAAATTTGAAATATGGGACACTGCTGGCCAAGAGAG ATATGCTGCATTGGCTCCCCTTTACTATCGAGGTGCTGCAGTTGCAGTTGTCGTATATGATATAACAAGTCCAGAATCATTCTCCAAAGCACAGTATTGGGTGAAG GAGCTGCAGAAACATGGGAGCCCTGATATTGTTATGGCCTTGGTAGGCAATAAAGCCGATCTTCATGAGAAACGGGAAGTATCTGTTGAA GATGGCAGTGACTATGCTGAAAATAATCAGATGTTCTTTATCGAGACATCTGCGAAGACCGCGGATAATATAAATCAGCTCTTTGAG GAAATCGCCAAGCGACTTCCTCGCCCTACTACTCAATGA
- the LOC133797925 gene encoding probable protein S-acyltransferase 15 isoform X2 has protein sequence MNLKRFLSIPILGVLLLLGFVYYITVFIFIEDWIGLQSSSGSLNAVIFTFLAVSSLFSFSVCVLTDPGHVPPSYAPDVEQSGISDEETKAKICDRCSTYKPPRAHHCRVCRRCVLRMDHHCLWVNNCVGYWNYKAFFMLIFYATIGSIYSTIIVITCSFQKDFNGHAPLKVFYVTCGFMMAALSLTLGTLFGWHIYLIIHNMTTIEYYEGIRAAWMAKKSGQNYRNPFDLNAYKNITLVLGPNMLKWLCPNAVSHLKDGLTFPVSRDNS, from the exons ATGAATCTCAAACGATTCCTTTCGATTCCAATTCTCGGAGTGCTTCTGCTTTTGGGTTTTGTGTATTACATCACGGTTTTCATTTTCATTGAAGATTGGATTGGGTTACAGAGCTCTTCTGGCTCTTTAAACGCTGTGATCTTCACTTTCTTAGCTGTTTCCAGCCTTTTCTCTTTCTCTGTTTGTGTTCTCACTGACCCAGGTCATGTCCCACCTTCTTATGCGCCTGATGTTGAACAAAGTGGTATCTCAGATGAAGAAACCAAGGCAAAA ATCTGTGACAGGTGTTCCACATACAAACCTCCCAGGGCTCACCATTGCCGAGTCTGTAGAAGGTGTGTTTTAAGAATG GATCATCATTGTCTATGGGTGAATAACTGTGTTGGTTATTGGAACTATAAGGCTTTCTTTATGCTCATTTTCTATGCAACAATTGGAAGCATCTACTCTACG atcatagtCATTACATGTTCATTTCAAAAGGACTTCAATGGACACGCCCCACTCAAGGTTTTTTAT GTTACTTGTGGATTTATGATGGCTGCCCTGAGCTTGACGCTTGGTACTCTCTTCGGTTGGCACATCTACCTCATTATCCACAACATGACAACCATAGAG TATTATGAAGGAATACGCGCAGCATGGATGGCTAAGAAATCTGGGCAAAACTATCGTAATCCATTCGACCTCAATGCATACAAAAACATTACTTTG GTCTTAGGCCCAAACATGCTAAAATGGTTGTGTCCCAATGCAGTAAGCCATCTGAAAGATGGCCTTACTTTTCCTGTTTCACGTGATAATTCATAG
- the LOC133797925 gene encoding probable protein S-acyltransferase 15 isoform X1 produces MNLKRFLSIPILGVLLLLGFVYYITVFIFIEDWIGLQSSSGSLNAVIFTFLAVSSLFSFSVCVLTDPGHVPPSYAPDVEQSGISDEETKAKIVQSKICDRCSTYKPPRAHHCRVCRRCVLRMDHHCLWVNNCVGYWNYKAFFMLIFYATIGSIYSTIIVITCSFQKDFNGHAPLKVFYVTCGFMMAALSLTLGTLFGWHIYLIIHNMTTIEYYEGIRAAWMAKKSGQNYRNPFDLNAYKNITLVLGPNMLKWLCPNAVSHLKDGLTFPVSRDNS; encoded by the exons ATGAATCTCAAACGATTCCTTTCGATTCCAATTCTCGGAGTGCTTCTGCTTTTGGGTTTTGTGTATTACATCACGGTTTTCATTTTCATTGAAGATTGGATTGGGTTACAGAGCTCTTCTGGCTCTTTAAACGCTGTGATCTTCACTTTCTTAGCTGTTTCCAGCCTTTTCTCTTTCTCTGTTTGTGTTCTCACTGACCCAGGTCATGTCCCACCTTCTTATGCGCCTGATGTTGAACAAAGTGGTATCTCAGATGAAGAAACCAAGGCAAAA ATTGTACAATCGAAGATCTGTGACAGGTGTTCCACATACAAACCTCCCAGGGCTCACCATTGCCGAGTCTGTAGAAGGTGTGTTTTAAGAATG GATCATCATTGTCTATGGGTGAATAACTGTGTTGGTTATTGGAACTATAAGGCTTTCTTTATGCTCATTTTCTATGCAACAATTGGAAGCATCTACTCTACG atcatagtCATTACATGTTCATTTCAAAAGGACTTCAATGGACACGCCCCACTCAAGGTTTTTTAT GTTACTTGTGGATTTATGATGGCTGCCCTGAGCTTGACGCTTGGTACTCTCTTCGGTTGGCACATCTACCTCATTATCCACAACATGACAACCATAGAG TATTATGAAGGAATACGCGCAGCATGGATGGCTAAGAAATCTGGGCAAAACTATCGTAATCCATTCGACCTCAATGCATACAAAAACATTACTTTG GTCTTAGGCCCAAACATGCTAAAATGGTTGTGTCCCAATGCAGTAAGCCATCTGAAAGATGGCCTTACTTTTCCTGTTTCACGTGATAATTCATAG